The window CCGGCCTCGCCGAGGGAGTGCAGGAGCTGCATCATGTGCAGCCGCTGACGCGGGTCCATCCCGTTGAACGGCTCGTCGAGCAGCAGCACCTCCGGCGAGTGCACCAGCGCCGCCGCGACCCGCGTACGTTGCCGCATGCCCTTGGAGTAGGTGTCGATCCGCCGGTCCTGCGCGTCGGTCATCTCGACCAGTTCGATCGCCCGGCGGGCCGCCGACTCCGCGTCCGGCAGCCTGTGCAGGCGCGCACTGGCCAGCACGAACTCGTACGCGGTGAGGAAGCCGTGCACCGCCTCGCGCTCGCTGACCAGGCCCAGTCGCCGGTAGACACCGGGATTGCGCCAGGTCGGCTCGCCGCCGAGGGTGACCGCACCACGCGACGGGGCGAGGAAGCCGGCCATCATGTGCAGCAGGGTCGTCTTGCCGGCGCCGTTCGGGCCGAGCAGGCCGGTCACCCCGGCACCGAGGGTCATGGTCACGTCGTTGACGGCGACGACGTTGCCGTACCAGCGGGACACCCCGTTCAGTTCCACGTCGGTCATGAGCGGGCAACCTTCCGGTAGCGGGCGAAGAGCAGGAGGACGCAGGCCGCGACCAGGGCGACGGTGACCACGCCGTAGAGCGGGCCCCACCCGCCGATGCCCATGTCACCGGTCGTCTCGAACAGCCAGTCGCCGACGCCGCTGACCAGGCTGGCCGGGTTGACCAGGCCGGAGAGTTCCCTGCTGGTCTCGTACGGCAGGACCACCAGGACCCCGACGATCGGGGTGGTGACCAGGAAGGCCGCCACCACCGCGGCGGCGGCGACCGCCCGGCGCTTCACCAGCGCCGCGACCAGCACCGCGACCGAGGAGAAGACCACCGCGTGCAGCGCCGCGTAGGCGACACCGGGCAGGTAGTCGCCGAATTCGCGCCAGACCGCGCCGAGGTTGTCGGCGGAGAAGGCGGCCCCGGCGAACATCACCGTCAGGGGTACGGCCAGCAGCAGGAACGTCGCGGTGATCAGTGCGGCCAGCTTCGCGATCGCGTAGTCGGCGCGCTCCAGCGGCCGGGCGAAGTAGAGCGGCAGCACCCCGGTCTGGAGGTCACGGCTGACCAGTTCCGGCGCGACCGCCGCGCAGAAGAAGATGATCAGGATGCTGAGGACCTCGGGGAAGTCGTTGTAACCCAGTGCCGCCACGCCGGTCTGCACCTGGATCGCGGTGAGCACCACCGCGACCACCCCGACCACGCTCATGATCAGCCACGGGAAGATCTTCGCCTTGGCGCTGCGACCGAGCCCGAAGGCGGTACGCAGACTGTGCAGGTACAGCGCGCCGAGGATGTGCCGCCGGCCCAGCCTGGGCCCGTCGTACCGCTGGTAGCCGATGTCGTGGATGACCCCGCTGGGGGCAGTCCTCGGTTCAGGCGTGGGCATTGGTCGTCTCCCGGGTGGCGAAGAGCTCGGCGACGCGGTGCCGGCGCTGGTCGAGCCGGTGCAGCGGCAGGTCCAGTTCGGCGACGGCGGTCAGGATCAGGTCGTAGGTGCGGTCGTCGTCGAGCCGGACCAGCAGCATCCGGTCCTCGCGGTGGACCGGGAGGTCGAGCGCGGCGAGCCGGGCGGCGAGTTCCTCGGTGCCCTCGCTCACCTCGACCGCGAGTACGTCGATCGCGGTGGTCATCGCGGTGATGTTGTCCGAGCGGAGCAGCCGTCCGCCGTCGATCGCGACCAGGGTGTCGCAGATCCGCTCGACCTCGCCCAGCAGGTGCGAACAGACCAGCACCGAGATGCCGAACTCGGTGCCGATCCGGTGGATCAGGCCGAGCATGGCGTCCCGCCCGGCCGGGTCGAGACCGTTGGTGGGCTCGTCGAGCAGCAGCAGGTCGGGGTCGTGCACCAGTGCCTGGGCCAGCTTCACCCGCTGCTTCATGCCGGTGGAGTAGCCGCCGATCTGCCGGTAGCGCTCCTCGTAGAGGCCGACGTGCCGCAGCGCCTCCGAGGCCCGCTCGCGGGCGACCGTACGGGGCAGGCCACTGATCCGGCCCAGGTGGGTGACGAACTCGGCGGCGGACAGGTCCGGCGGCAGCGAGTCGTGTTCCGGCATGTAGCCGACCCGGGCCCGGACCGCCTGGCTCTCCGTGGTCGGATCGAGGCCCAGGACCCGTACCTGACCGGAGGTCGGGGCGAGCAGACCCAGCATGATCTTGATGAAGGTGGACTTTCCGGCGCCGTTGGCACCGACCAGCCCGATGACGCCCGGCTCGACCGCGACCGTGAGATCGGCGAGCGCGGTCACCCGGTTGCCGTACGTTTTGGTGAGCGACTGGGTCGCGATCAGTGTCACGCGGCCAGCGTAGGCCCGATCGGCCAGCTCGGGGTTCCCGCACCACCCTGGCCCTTCCCTGGAATGGGACCGGCCGGGCCACTAGGGGTTGACGATCATCTGCCCGGAGTGGAGTGGGGTGGCACTCTCGACCGATGGGCGGCTGGCTGAGAAACTGTGTGCCGGTCGGGTGGGTGGGGGGTTCGATGAGCAACGGGTGGGTGCTACCCGATGAGGTGCTGCGGGACGCGCCGGCGTACACGC of the Micromonospora sp. NBC_01796 genome contains:
- a CDS encoding ABC transporter permease, whose protein sequence is MPTPEPRTAPSGVIHDIGYQRYDGPRLGRRHILGALYLHSLRTAFGLGRSAKAKIFPWLIMSVVGVVAVVLTAIQVQTGVAALGYNDFPEVLSILIIFFCAAVAPELVSRDLQTGVLPLYFARPLERADYAIAKLAALITATFLLLAVPLTVMFAGAAFSADNLGAVWREFGDYLPGVAYAALHAVVFSSVAVLVAALVKRRAVAAAAVVAAFLVTTPIVGVLVVLPYETSRELSGLVNPASLVSGVGDWLFETTGDMGIGGWGPLYGVVTVALVAACVLLLFARYRKVARS
- a CDS encoding ABC transporter ATP-binding protein — encoded protein: MTDVELNGVSRWYGNVVAVNDVTMTLGAGVTGLLGPNGAGKTTLLHMMAGFLAPSRGAVTLGGEPTWRNPGVYRRLGLVSEREAVHGFLTAYEFVLASARLHRLPDAESAARRAIELVEMTDAQDRRIDTYSKGMRQRTRVAAALVHSPEVLLLDEPFNGMDPRQRLHMMQLLHSLGEAGHTILFSSHILEEVEEVSGTVQVIVSGRLAASGDFRSIRRLMTHRPHVFTVQSSDDRRLAVALIGEPSVSGVELDKEGLTVRAGDYGSFTRVLPKIALGSGIRVRRLLPSDESLESVFSYLVEA
- a CDS encoding ABC transporter ATP-binding protein — its product is MTLIATQSLTKTYGNRVTALADLTVAVEPGVIGLVGANGAGKSTFIKIMLGLLAPTSGQVRVLGLDPTTESQAVRARVGYMPEHDSLPPDLSAAEFVTHLGRISGLPRTVARERASEALRHVGLYEERYRQIGGYSTGMKQRVKLAQALVHDPDLLLLDEPTNGLDPAGRDAMLGLIHRIGTEFGISVLVCSHLLGEVERICDTLVAIDGGRLLRSDNITAMTTAIDVLAVEVSEGTEELAARLAALDLPVHREDRMLLVRLDDDRTYDLILTAVAELDLPLHRLDQRRHRVAELFATRETTNAHA